A window of Prolixibacter sp. SD074 contains these coding sequences:
- a CDS encoding phosphoadenylyl-sulfate reductase: MKERINDLNEKFQEASVGEVLSWFLKEFKGKIALSSSLGAEDQVLTEMVTGIDKGATIFTLDTGRLFPETYDLIHRTNTRYGIKIKVFFPEASRVEEMVNEKGINLFYESIENRKQCCHIRKIEPLKRAFKGLDVWICGLRREQSVTRRDMKLVEWDEANGLIKLNPLIDWTEKDVWDYINENKIPYNPLHDKGFPSIGCQPCTRAIMEGEDVRAGRWWWENPDTKECGLHKR, encoded by the coding sequence ATGAAAGAAAGAATTAATGACCTGAATGAAAAATTTCAGGAGGCAAGTGTTGGCGAAGTGCTTTCCTGGTTCTTAAAAGAATTTAAGGGAAAGATAGCTCTATCGAGCAGCCTTGGGGCAGAGGACCAAGTGCTTACCGAAATGGTTACCGGGATTGATAAAGGGGCGACTATTTTCACATTAGATACCGGCCGGCTTTTCCCGGAAACCTATGACTTAATCCACCGTACCAATACCAGGTATGGCATTAAAATCAAAGTTTTCTTTCCGGAAGCTTCACGGGTAGAGGAAATGGTGAATGAGAAGGGAATTAACCTTTTCTACGAAAGTATTGAGAACCGGAAGCAATGTTGCCATATCCGGAAAATCGAGCCTTTGAAACGGGCTTTTAAAGGATTGGATGTATGGATTTGTGGTTTACGCCGCGAGCAATCGGTTACGCGTCGGGACATGAAACTGGTGGAATGGGATGAAGCCAACGGGCTGATTAAACTCAATCCGCTTATCGACTGGACGGAAAAAGATGTATGGGATTACATTAACGAAAACAAGATTCCGTATAACCCGTTACATGATAAAGGTTTTCCGAGTATTGGCTGTCAGCCTTGTACCCGGGCCATTATGGAAGGAGAAGATGTTCGTGCCGGGCGCTGGTGGTGGGAAAACCCCGACACCAAAGAATGTGGCCTTCACAAACGATAA
- a CDS encoding enoyl-ACP reductase, whose translation MAYNLLKGKRGIIFGALDSNSIAWKVAEKAYEEGATFTLTNVPVALRMGETPKLAEKCNTEVIPADATNVEDLEKLIVRSMEVLGGKLDFILHSIGMSPNIRKGKHYSDLDYGFLDKTLDVSALSFHKVMQTAKKLDAINEWGSVLALSYVAAQRTFYGYNDMADAKSLLESIARSFGYIYGREKNVRVNTISQSPTPTTAGSGVKGFDRLLDFSERMSPLGNATADDCAEYCIVMFSDLTRKVTMQNLFNDGGFSAMGMSLQAMEQYNKGFQLSDDPKHKYD comes from the coding sequence ATGGCTTATAATTTACTAAAGGGTAAGCGGGGTATTATTTTTGGCGCTTTGGACAGCAATTCCATTGCCTGGAAGGTTGCCGAAAAAGCATACGAAGAAGGAGCTACCTTTACATTGACCAACGTACCGGTTGCACTCCGGATGGGAGAGACGCCGAAGTTGGCTGAAAAATGCAACACGGAAGTAATTCCTGCTGATGCAACAAATGTTGAGGATCTGGAAAAACTAATTGTCCGGTCGATGGAAGTTTTGGGTGGAAAGCTTGACTTTATTCTGCATTCCATCGGAATGTCACCCAATATCCGTAAAGGTAAACATTACAGTGACCTGGATTATGGTTTCCTTGACAAAACACTGGATGTGTCGGCACTCTCTTTTCACAAAGTGATGCAGACGGCCAAAAAACTGGACGCCATCAACGAGTGGGGCTCAGTACTCGCATTGTCTTATGTGGCTGCACAGCGTACCTTCTATGGTTACAACGACATGGCTGATGCCAAATCGTTGCTCGAATCCATTGCCCGTAGCTTTGGTTACATCTACGGACGTGAAAAAAATGTGAGGGTTAATACCATATCACAGTCGCCCACGCCCACAACCGCAGGAAGCGGCGTAAAAGGTTTCGACCGGTTGCTCGACTTCTCCGAGCGGATGTCTCCGCTGGGAAATGCGACAGCTGATGATTGTGCCGAATACTGTATTGTGATGTTCTCCGATTTGACCCGAAAGGTCACCATGCAGAACCTGTTCAACGACGGAGGTTTCTCTGCAATGGGCATGAGCTTGCAGGCGATGGAGCAATACAACAAGGGATTTCAGCTTAGCGATGATCCCAAACACAAGTACGATTAA